GTGGCACTTACAGATGCAGGGAGCAGtgaaaattatttattgcaagAAAGAACAAATGAATGCTCTGAACATTCACGAATAAAATCGATATGGCCTAGACACATCTTTATATGGCCTAGACACATCTTTATATGGCCTAGACACATCTTTATATGGCCTAGACCCATCTTTATATGGCCTAGACACATCTTTATATGGCCTAGACACATCTTCATATGGCCTAGACACATCTTTATATGGCCTAGACACATCTTTATATGGCCTAGACCCATCTTTATATGGCCTAGATCCATCTTTATATGGCCTAGACCCATCTTTATATGGCCTAGACACTTCTTTATATGGCCTAGACCCATCTTTATATGGCCTAGACCCATCTTTATATGGCCTAGACACATCTTTATATGGCCTAGACCCATCTTTATATGGCCTAGACACTTCTTTATATGGCCTAGACCCATCTTTATATGGCCTAGACCCATCTTTATATGGCCTAGACCCATCTTTATATGGCCTAGACCCATCTTTATATGGCCTAGACCCATCTTTATATGGCCTAGACACTTCTTTATATGGCCTAGACACATCTTTATATGGCCTAGACACTTCTTTATATGGCCTAGATACTTCTTTATATGGCCTAGACCCATCTTTATATGGCCTAGACCCATCTTTATATGGCCTAGACACTTCTTTATATGGCCTAGACACTTCTTTATATGGCCTAGACACTTCTTTATATGGCCTAGACCCATCTTTATATGGCCTAGACACTTCTTTATATGGCCTAGACACTTCTTTATATGGCCTAGACCCATCTTTATATGGCCTAGACCCATCTTTATAT
This genomic stretch from Biomphalaria glabrata chromosome 4, xgBioGlab47.1, whole genome shotgun sequence harbors:
- the LOC129925927 gene encoding microtubule-associated protein futsch-like gives rise to the protein MTQFLNMFPISQKIDDKNQRVESTKNKSRPYKEVSRPYKDVSRPYKEVSRPYKDVSRPYKDGSRPYKDGSRPYKDGSRPYKEVSRPYKEVSRPYKDGSRPYKDGSRPYKEVSRPYKEVSRPYKDGSRPYKEVSRPYKEVSRPYKEVSRPYKDGSRPYKDGSRPYKEVSRPYKEVSRPYKDVSRPYKEVSRPYKDGSRPYKDGSRPYKDGSRPYKDGSRPYKDGSRPYKEVSRPYKDGSRPYKDVSRPYKDGSRPYKDGSRPYKEVSRPYKDGSRPYKDGSRPYKDGSRPYKDVSRPYKDVSRPYEDVSRPYKDVSRPYKDGSRPYKDVSRPYKDVSRPYKDVSRPYRFYS